Proteins from a genomic interval of Arachis hypogaea cultivar Tifrunner chromosome 10, arahy.Tifrunner.gnm2.J5K5, whole genome shotgun sequence:
- the LOC112715188 gene encoding uncharacterized protein produces MQQRKAGLGRPSGTDGSDYSYRMVVDSRYQLVAKGKQRLSRLFIFQGLFLLMGVIFAVLPAMKKDTPNRVALSSALVSFISLAIAEIGRRRSRASLLRFYSVISSLAVVSLTMSLVKQYSLLKAIQDFGLKGTSMFDADNFPGFQVGLLVYIFSLLLFKIITIKAVTSLLYNMSPPKKAS; encoded by the exons ATGCAGCAGAGAAAAGCAGGGTTGGGGAGGCCATCTGGAACTGATGGCTCAGATTACTCATACCGTATGGTTGTTGATTCAA GATATCAGTTAGTTGCAAAGGGCAAGCAACGCCTTTCTCGCCTATTTATCTTTCAG GGTCTATTTTTATTAATGGGAGTGATATTTGCAGTTTTGCCAGCAATGAAAAAGGATACTCCAAATAGAGTTGCCCTTTCTTCCGCTCTTGTTAGTTTCATTTCTCTTGCCATTGCAGAAATAG GTCGAAGACGAAGCCGGGCCAGTTTGTTGAGATTTTATAGTGTGATATCATCTCTTGCTGTGGTTTCGTTGACCATGTCTCTAGTTAAGCAGTATTCTCTGCTGAAG GCCATCCAGGATTTTGGTTTGaaaggaacaagcatgtttgatgCTGATAACTTTCCTGGCTTTCAAGTTG GTTTGCTGGTATATATATTCTCACTATTGTTGTTTAAGATTATTACCATCAAAGCAGTTACTTCCCTTCTTTATAACATGTCCCCTCCCAAGAAAGCATCTTAG
- the LOC140175587 gene encoding uncharacterized mitochondrial protein AtMg00810-like translates to MTNSAPTPMVAFSKLSANDSSHFEDPKLFRSIAGAFQYLTLTRPYLTFAVSKIYADWGADADDRKSVSGYCVYLGTNLIAWKNNKQRAVS, encoded by the exons ATGACTAATTCAGCCCCAACTCCTATGGTTGCTTTTTCAAAATTGTCAGCTAATGATTCCTCTCATTTTGAAGATCCAAAATTATTTCGTTCTATTGCAGGGGCCTTCCAATATCTCACACTTACAAGGCCATACCTCACATTTGCTGTTAGCAAGATTT ATGCTGATTGGGGAGCAGATGCTGATGATAGAAAAAGTGTTAGTGGATATTGTGTCTACCTAGGAACAAACTTGATTgcatggaaaaacaacaagcaacGTGCCGTTAGCTga